One region of bacterium genomic DNA includes:
- a CDS encoding ribbon-helix-helix protein, CopG family, translating to MKQSNVSFRTDASKLASLDAIAEALERDRSYVLNEAVSAYLELYDWQLRHIKEGVRQANAGEFASDKAVAKVLRRRSR from the coding sequence ATGAAGCAGTCCAACGTCAGCTTTCGCACGGATGCGAGCAAGCTTGCTTCTCTCGATGCTATCGCGGAGGCTCTCGAACGCGACCGCAGTTATGTGTTGAACGAGGCGGTTTCCGCCTACCTGGAGCTTTACGACTGGCAATTGAGGCATATTAAAGAAGGTGTCCGTCAGGCCAACGCCGGCGAATTCGCTTCGGACAAGGCGGTAGCCAAAGTTTTGAGGAGACGCTCTCGTTGA
- a CDS encoding type II toxin-antitoxin system RelE/ParE family toxin: MKILWTRLALQDLEQAWDYIAAGNPAAAEDVVEKIAGAVGSLPSYPQLGRLGRVKGTRELVVAGTPFVIPYRLKGDQIQLLAVLHVARRWPGDF, from the coding sequence TTGAAGATCCTTTGGACCCGTCTCGCCTTGCAAGACCTCGAGCAAGCTTGGGACTATATCGCGGCCGGCAATCCCGCGGCTGCCGAGGATGTGGTTGAAAAAATCGCCGGCGCTGTCGGGTCGTTACCTTCTTATCCCCAACTGGGCAGGCTCGGCCGCGTCAAAGGAACGCGTGAGTTGGTGGTCGCCGGGACGCCGTTCGTCATTCCCTATCGACTCAAGGGCGATCAAATACAGCTTCTGGCCGTCCTCCATGTCGCTCGCCGCTGGCCCGGGGATTTTTAA
- a CDS encoding alpha/beta hydrolase: MKTRVYWAILIALTLGAWPTGPAEASGSNGFPLQKHSALATCRAFLVPVNVEPVGNTEIYGELCVPRGGSPETVQFLVHGTSYNHHYWDWPYKPEKYSHVREALKRGYATFNVDRLGTGLSGKPNSELIFADTVIEAFHQVITKLRSGELGGRAFSKVVYFGSSLSTALGWLLGSQHPEDVDAFVLTGLIHLTRPGFLEMVAKWHIDPACEAFPWKYMGIDCGYIVTHPWTKDDFYHYEPNVEPINVALDELLKDIASSTLTFDTAQYVGVFAPPPVPEGAPSRDIHVPVLAVFPEFDETGCGPDALTCTEENVYNFEAPFYDPDAELEVYVPLATGHAMTIHDNALETTGVIHDWMEEKLN, encoded by the coding sequence ATGAAAACAAGAGTCTATTGGGCAATCTTGATCGCGTTGACCCTCGGCGCTTGGCCGACGGGACCGGCTGAAGCTTCAGGCAGCAATGGATTTCCTCTCCAGAAACATTCGGCCTTGGCGACTTGCCGGGCTTTCCTGGTTCCGGTGAACGTTGAGCCGGTCGGCAATACCGAGATCTACGGCGAGCTTTGCGTGCCTCGGGGCGGCTCGCCGGAAACGGTTCAATTTCTCGTCCACGGAACCAGCTACAATCACCATTACTGGGACTGGCCTTACAAGCCGGAGAAATATTCCCACGTCCGCGAAGCTTTGAAGCGAGGCTACGCCACCTTCAACGTCGACCGCCTCGGCACCGGCTTAAGCGGCAAGCCCAACAGCGAGCTGATCTTTGCCGACACCGTGATCGAAGCCTTCCATCAAGTGATCACCAAATTACGGAGCGGCGAGCTCGGCGGAAGGGCTTTCTCTAAGGTGGTCTATTTCGGCAGCTCACTTTCCACCGCCTTGGGCTGGCTCTTGGGCTCCCAACATCCCGAGGACGTCGACGCCTTCGTCTTGACCGGACTCATCCACCTGACCCGGCCGGGATTCTTGGAAATGGTCGCCAAATGGCACATCGACCCGGCCTGCGAGGCCTTTCCGTGGAAGTACATGGGTATCGACTGCGGCTATATCGTGACCCATCCTTGGACCAAGGACGACTTCTATCACTATGAGCCGAACGTCGAGCCGATCAATGTCGCGCTCGACGAGCTGCTGAAGGACATCGCTTCTTCGACCTTGACCTTCGACACCGCCCAATACGTCGGGGTCTTCGCACCGCCGCCGGTGCCGGAGGGCGCTCCCTCCCGCGACATTCACGTGCCGGTGCTCGCGGTGTTCCCGGAATTCGACGAGACCGGCTGCGGGCCCGACGCCCTTACCTGCACCGAAGAGAACGTCTATAACTTCGAGGCCCCGTTCTACGACCCCGACGCCGAGCTCGAAGTCTACGTTCCGCTGGCCACCGGCCACGCGATGACCATTCATGACAATGCGCTGGAAACCACCGGCGTCATTCACGATTGGATGGAGGAAAAGTTGAACTGA